One stretch of Pedobacter riviphilus DNA includes these proteins:
- a CDS encoding MBL fold metallo-hydrolase: MALYFTSINSGSNGNCYYIGNDNEAVLVDIGLTCKEIETRMNRLGLPISKVKAIFISHEHSDHIKGLAVFAKKYKLPVYISTATLKSSRLVLDADNTFSLSHLQHIQIGGLKIAAFSKFHDAADPYSFTVECNEVRVGVFTDIGKVCDRLITHFKNCHAAFLEANYDTEMLENGGYPYFLKRRITSGHGHLSNAQALELFVNHKASYMSHLLLSHLSKDNNDPKLVENLFKNVAGDTFVKVASRYEETALYYVSNTQNTSEVYSFDPSLHQAAQLNLF, from the coding sequence ATGGCACTATATTTTACATCAATTAATTCGGGCAGTAATGGCAATTGTTACTATATAGGTAATGATAATGAAGCTGTTTTGGTTGATATTGGCCTAACCTGTAAAGAGATTGAAACACGGATGAACCGTTTGGGTTTACCGATAAGTAAAGTAAAGGCAATTTTTATCTCGCACGAGCATAGCGACCACATTAAAGGGCTAGCGGTTTTTGCTAAAAAATATAAACTCCCAGTCTACATTAGCACAGCAACCCTAAAAAGCAGTCGGTTAGTTTTGGATGCAGACAATACCTTTTCATTAAGTCATCTGCAGCACATTCAGATTGGCGGCCTAAAAATTGCTGCCTTTTCTAAATTTCACGATGCTGCTGATCCTTATAGTTTTACTGTTGAATGTAACGAAGTAAGAGTTGGTGTTTTTACAGATATAGGAAAGGTATGCGACCGATTAATTACGCATTTCAAAAACTGCCATGCCGCTTTCCTAGAGGCAAATTATGATACGGAGATGCTGGAAAATGGCGGGTACCCTTATTTTTTGAAGAGAAGGATTACAAGTGGCCACGGCCACCTAAGTAATGCGCAGGCGCTGGAGCTTTTCGTCAACCATAAAGCCTCGTATATGAGTCACTTATTACTAAGCCACTTATCAAAAGATAATAACGACCCAAAGCTGGTTGAAAATCTTTTTAAAAATGTTGCCGGCGATACTTTTGTTAAAGTAGCCTCAAGGTATGAGGAAACAGCGCTATATTATGTAAGCAATACCCAAAACACATCTGAAGTCTACAGTTTCGACCCAAGTTTACACCAAGCAGCACAACTCAACTTGTTTTAA
- a CDS encoding LacI family DNA-binding transcriptional regulator, translated as MMNNTPVTLKFLAEKLKMSVSTVSKALNNYPTINEYTKQRVQEMARDLHFTPNKSAINLKERRSRIIGIILPNLLDHFFTRSIYGVEQFATQNGYNVIISQSHDDLEKEIQSANMLLRSRVDGLIVAISKHTQDFAHLDQFENIGIPVVYYTRNPSFNLSCHKVLGNTFQGCYQATKFLIDRGHQKIAYLGGPKMINFTHDRFNGYINALKDNQVPFSSELVAYTDFDKENTISAIKNLFANPENMPTALVAFKELILFDAIKYLRSINYPNFNKIECIGFGNTSFISYLDSPPIASIEENPELVGENAIKLLIQLINKEIDIQNYQKIMVDCKLIVH; from the coding sequence ATGATGAACAATACACCTGTTACACTAAAATTCTTAGCTGAGAAGTTAAAGATGTCAGTATCAACAGTATCAAAAGCCCTTAACAACTACCCCACCATTAACGAGTACACAAAACAACGTGTTCAGGAAATGGCCCGCGATTTACATTTTACACCCAATAAATCAGCTATTAATTTAAAGGAAAGGAGGTCGCGCATTATTGGCATTATCTTACCCAACCTTTTAGATCACTTTTTTACCAGAAGTATTTATGGTGTAGAACAGTTTGCTACACAAAATGGATACAACGTAATCATCAGTCAATCTCACGATGATCTGGAAAAAGAAATCCAATCTGCGAATATGTTGTTACGGAGCCGGGTGGATGGCTTAATTGTGGCCATTTCGAAACACACACAAGATTTTGCACATCTGGACCAGTTCGAAAACATAGGCATTCCGGTGGTGTATTACACCCGAAATCCGAGCTTTAACCTAAGCTGCCACAAAGTATTGGGCAATACCTTCCAGGGCTGTTACCAGGCCACAAAATTTTTAATAGACAGAGGACATCAAAAGATTGCTTATTTAGGCGGTCCGAAAATGATTAATTTTACGCACGATCGTTTTAATGGCTACATCAATGCATTAAAAGATAATCAAGTGCCTTTTTCCTCAGAATTGGTTGCCTACACCGATTTTGATAAAGAAAATACCATCTCAGCAATTAAGAATTTATTTGCCAATCCAGAAAACATGCCCACTGCGCTCGTGGCTTTTAAAGAGCTTATCCTATTCGATGCAATAAAGTACCTGAGATCGATAAACTACCCTAACTTTAACAAAATTGAATGTATAGGATTTGGAAACACTTCTTTCATCAGTTATCTCGATTCACCCCCTATTGCTTCTATCGAAGAAAACCCCGAATTGGTAGGTGAAAATGCGATTAAATTATTGATACAATTAATTAATAAAGAAATCGATATTCAGAATTACCAAAAAATAATGGTCGATTGTAAGCTGATTGTGCACTAA
- the topA gene encoding type I DNA topoisomerase translates to MAKNLLIVESPAKAKTIEGYLGKDFLVKSSYGHIRDLVKGDMAIDIKNNFAQTYEVPTDKKNVVAELKKLAKEAEMVWLASDEDREGEAISWHLFETLGLKVEKTKRIVFHEITKPAILKAIDNPRGIDYNLVNAQQARRVLDRLVGFELSPVLWKKVKPSLSAGRVQSVAVRLIVDREREVLNFNAAAAYKITAQFSTGKGREIVKAELPQRFENEADAEKFLQDCVNARFDITSLETRPSKRNPAAPFTTSTLQQEASRKLGFSVARTMQVAQRLYEAGKITYMRTDSVNLSETAINAAAAEIKSAYGDKYHQPRVYKTKSAGAQEAHEAIRPTYFDRHTVDGDISEKRLYDLIWKRSIASQMSEALFEKTTAQITASTRKEHLVAEGEVLKFDGFLKVYLESTDDEETDEKEGGAILPPLTKGQELFLKEMQATERYSRPPARYTEASLVKKLEELGIGRPSTYAPTISTVQNRGYVVKEDRDGKQRNFTAITLADGQVKKEIKSEITGAEKSKLFPTDIGEVVNDFLVEHFKGIVDFNFTAKVEKEFDEIAQGLQEWTKMLHSFYNPFHSEVETTLETAERATGERLLGIDPATGKNVYTKVGKFGPLVQIGELDEEEKPRYASLMRTQSVATITLDDALELFKLPFQLPDFEGKEVVIGVGRFGPYVKWGESFISLPKNEEPLSVTYERAVEIIREKMDADAPIAFYEGLGVTKGKGRFGPFIKWNDLFINIPAKGYDFDNLTQEDINTLIGKKIEKEANRYIKTWETEKISIENGRWGPFIRFGKLMLKLGNNEATKQKYTPEELADIDLEVVKKMIVEQVPNAFETKKKAPAKKKAPVKKAVAKKK, encoded by the coding sequence ATGGCCAAAAATTTATTAATCGTCGAGTCACCCGCAAAAGCTAAAACTATAGAAGGCTATTTAGGCAAAGATTTCCTGGTGAAATCTAGCTATGGCCATATCCGTGATTTAGTTAAGGGCGATATGGCGATTGATATCAAGAATAATTTTGCGCAGACCTACGAGGTACCTACTGACAAGAAAAATGTTGTCGCCGAACTAAAAAAACTAGCTAAAGAAGCCGAAATGGTATGGCTAGCATCCGATGAGGACCGCGAGGGGGAAGCAATATCGTGGCACTTATTCGAAACTTTGGGCCTAAAAGTGGAGAAAACAAAACGTATCGTTTTTCACGAAATTACCAAACCAGCCATTTTAAAAGCAATAGATAATCCGCGTGGAATTGATTATAATCTGGTAAATGCCCAACAGGCACGCCGTGTACTAGATCGTTTGGTGGGTTTCGAACTTTCTCCCGTTTTATGGAAAAAAGTTAAACCATCATTATCTGCAGGCCGCGTACAATCAGTTGCTGTACGTTTAATTGTTGATAGAGAGCGAGAAGTTTTAAACTTTAATGCAGCTGCAGCCTATAAAATCACGGCTCAGTTTTCCACTGGCAAAGGAAGAGAAATTGTAAAAGCAGAACTGCCACAACGTTTCGAAAATGAGGCTGATGCTGAAAAATTTCTTCAAGACTGTGTAAATGCAAGATTCGATATTACCAGTTTAGAAACAAGGCCTTCAAAACGTAATCCGGCAGCCCCATTTACCACCTCAACCCTGCAACAAGAAGCTTCGAGAAAATTAGGTTTTTCGGTGGCCAGAACCATGCAGGTTGCACAAAGGCTGTACGAAGCGGGTAAGATTACTTACATGAGGACAGACTCTGTAAACTTATCAGAAACTGCGATTAATGCTGCTGCTGCCGAAATTAAATCTGCTTACGGCGATAAATATCATCAGCCAAGGGTATATAAAACCAAATCAGCAGGTGCACAAGAAGCGCACGAAGCCATCCGCCCGACGTATTTCGACAGGCATACCGTAGATGGAGACATTTCAGAAAAACGTTTATATGATTTAATCTGGAAACGTTCAATTGCATCGCAAATGAGTGAGGCTTTATTTGAAAAAACAACTGCTCAGATTACTGCTTCAACCAGAAAAGAACACTTAGTGGCCGAAGGTGAAGTATTAAAGTTCGACGGTTTCTTAAAAGTTTATCTGGAATCTACTGATGATGAAGAAACTGATGAAAAAGAAGGCGGTGCAATTTTGCCTCCTTTAACAAAAGGACAAGAGCTATTTTTAAAAGAAATGCAGGCAACAGAGCGTTATTCGCGCCCGCCAGCAAGATATACAGAGGCTAGTTTGGTTAAAAAACTAGAAGAGCTGGGCATTGGCCGTCCGTCTACTTATGCACCAACCATTTCTACAGTACAAAACCGTGGTTATGTGGTTAAAGAAGATAGAGATGGCAAACAGCGTAATTTTACGGCTATCACTTTGGCTGATGGACAGGTAAAAAAAGAAATCAAATCGGAAATTACAGGTGCGGAGAAATCAAAACTCTTCCCTACTGATATCGGTGAGGTAGTAAACGACTTCTTGGTAGAACATTTCAAAGGTATTGTTGATTTTAACTTCACAGCAAAGGTGGAGAAAGAATTTGATGAAATTGCCCAAGGTTTACAAGAATGGACTAAAATGCTGCACTCATTTTATAATCCTTTCCACAGTGAGGTAGAAACAACCTTAGAAACTGCTGAACGCGCTACTGGCGAACGCTTATTGGGTATTGACCCTGCTACAGGTAAAAATGTATACACCAAGGTTGGTAAATTTGGACCATTGGTACAAATCGGCGAACTTGACGAAGAGGAAAAACCTCGATATGCCAGTTTAATGCGTACGCAGTCTGTTGCAACCATTACTTTAGATGATGCCCTGGAGCTGTTTAAACTTCCTTTCCAGTTACCTGATTTTGAAGGTAAAGAAGTAGTGATCGGTGTTGGCCGTTTCGGACCTTATGTGAAATGGGGCGAAAGTTTTATCTCGCTTCCTAAAAATGAGGAGCCTTTATCGGTAACTTATGAAAGAGCAGTTGAAATTATCAGAGAGAAAATGGATGCCGATGCGCCTATTGCCTTTTATGAAGGTTTAGGCGTTACAAAAGGTAAAGGACGCTTTGGTCCATTTATTAAATGGAACGATCTATTTATCAATATTCCTGCAAAAGGATACGATTTCGATAATTTAACACAGGAAGATATCAATACATTAATTGGCAAAAAAATAGAGAAAGAGGCCAACAGGTACATTAAAACCTGGGAAACCGAAAAAATATCTATTGAAAATGGCCGTTGGGGACCGTTTATCCGCTTTGGTAAACTGATGCTCAAATTGGGGAATAACGAGGCTACCAAGCAAAAATATACACCAGAAGAATTGGCTGATATTGATTTGGAAGTAGTTAAAAAGATGATTGTAGAGCAGGTTCCTAATGCTTTTGAAACGAAGAAAAAAGCACCGGCAAAGAAAAAAGCGCCTGTTAAAAAGGCTGTAGCTAAGAAAAAATAA
- a CDS encoding sugar-binding domain-containing protein, with the protein MLKTIYSVFLICFSLFPSVNYGQVTAIQNIQGRKIESLNGKWNYIIDPYENGYYDYRHDPFDQSKTGTGGYYDDKVQKDKSELIEYDFDHSPQMNVPGDWNSQSEKLELYEGNVWLRKKFDAKPEKGKKYFVYFGAVNYEAHVYLNGKKLGVHKGGFTPFQFDVTNNLKVGENSLVLKVDNIRKQDEIPTVNTDWWNYGGITRDVYLAEFPEHFISDYKLQLVKGNNNLLNFSVKLADATAGQEITLSIPELKLEKKYKTDSEGKIVDEFIWNNLSLWSPETPKLYAVNIKTDKENINDKIGFRTIQVNGDSILLNGKSVFFKRNLTT; encoded by the coding sequence ATGCTAAAAACAATCTATAGCGTATTTTTAATCTGCTTTTCACTCTTTCCATCAGTCAATTACGGTCAGGTTACCGCTATACAGAACATTCAGGGACGGAAAATCGAGAGTCTTAATGGTAAATGGAATTATATTATCGATCCTTACGAAAACGGTTATTATGATTATCGTCACGATCCATTCGATCAGTCTAAAACCGGAACCGGGGGGTATTATGATGATAAAGTTCAGAAAGATAAGTCGGAGCTGATTGAGTATGATTTCGATCATTCGCCACAAATGAATGTTCCTGGTGATTGGAACTCGCAATCGGAAAAATTAGAGCTTTATGAAGGCAATGTTTGGCTCCGCAAAAAGTTTGATGCAAAACCCGAAAAAGGGAAAAAATATTTCGTGTATTTCGGTGCAGTAAATTATGAAGCACATGTTTACCTCAATGGTAAAAAACTAGGCGTACACAAAGGTGGTTTTACACCTTTCCAGTTCGATGTAACCAATAATTTAAAAGTTGGCGAAAACTCCCTTGTGCTTAAAGTTGATAATATCCGTAAACAGGATGAAATTCCAACTGTAAATACCGATTGGTGGAACTACGGAGGCATTACACGAGATGTTTACTTAGCCGAATTTCCTGAACATTTTATCAGCGATTACAAGCTTCAGCTCGTTAAAGGAAACAATAACCTGTTAAACTTTTCTGTAAAACTTGCTGATGCAACCGCTGGACAGGAAATTACACTTTCCATTCCAGAGCTAAAGCTGGAAAAGAAGTACAAAACAGATAGCGAAGGTAAAATTGTAGACGAATTTATCTGGAACAACTTAAGCTTATGGTCGCCAGAAACACCAAAATTATATGCGGTAAATATTAAAACCGATAAAGAAAATATTAACGATAAAATTGGTTTCAGAACTATCCAGGTTAATGGCGATAGCATTCTGTTAAACGGTA
- a CDS encoding glutathione peroxidase yields MISTILILLNLLVSPPKNVYDFSFKTIDGKEIKLSKFKGKKILIVNTASKCGFTPQYEDLEKLQKEYGKKVVLIGFPAGNFGGQEFSTNAEIKEFCTGKYNVSFLLAEKSSVKGDDISPLFKYLTSQTNTEEQGDIKWNFEKFLINEKGELVHRFRSKTKPTDEAIVKNL; encoded by the coding sequence ATGATCAGCACAATTTTAATCCTATTAAACTTATTGGTGTCGCCACCAAAAAATGTTTACGATTTCAGCTTTAAAACCATTGATGGTAAAGAAATTAAGCTATCGAAATTTAAAGGCAAAAAAATCTTAATTGTTAATACAGCTTCCAAATGTGGTTTTACCCCACAATACGAGGATTTAGAAAAACTGCAGAAAGAATACGGCAAAAAAGTGGTCTTGATTGGCTTTCCTGCTGGTAACTTTGGTGGACAGGAGTTTTCTACCAATGCTGAGATTAAAGAATTTTGTACCGGGAAGTATAATGTTTCATTTTTACTTGCCGAGAAAAGCAGCGTTAAAGGTGATGATATCAGTCCTTTGTTCAAGTATTTAACTTCTCAGACCAATACTGAAGAGCAGGGCGATATTAAATGGAATTTTGAGAAATTCTTAATCAACGAAAAAGGAGAGTTAGTACACCGTTTCCGTTCTAAAACAAAACCTACTGACGAAGCGATTGTTAAAAATTTATAA
- a CDS encoding MFS transporter codes for MSIFRSLRHYNYRLFFTGQAISLIGTWMQRVAVSWLVYRLTESAFLLGLITFLSLIPSLVLAPYAGSYVDRHNKYKILIITQVILMLQAGALALMIWFKVYDMFWIAALSLVQGLVNAFDVTARQSLMVNLIDDKEDLPNAIALNSSMFNAARLIGPALAGVILSTWGEDICFVINFVSFIAVLGCLVMMKLKLTEHQKSTENIWIDLKKGYDYLKSSPDLASMVLMMAASSLLVIPFTTLLPVFAKDIFNGNATTFGWFESAAGLGAFFGAIYMATLKVGQNLQKIVMMSGILLAISVVALAISPSLILALICTSLAALGLMAQTSSINTYLQTHADDMMRGRTLSYYIMAYQGVLPIGSLLMGYLAHLFGTQTVVAFEGVAGLLIVAAFVYNENHRNQLKGSAMSLN; via the coding sequence ATGAGTATTTTTCGTTCGCTAAGGCACTACAATTACAGGTTATTTTTTACAGGTCAGGCTATTTCATTAATTGGTACATGGATGCAGCGTGTAGCTGTTAGCTGGTTGGTTTACCGTTTAACGGAATCGGCTTTTTTATTAGGGTTGATTACCTTTTTGAGTTTAATTCCTTCGCTGGTGTTAGCGCCATACGCAGGTAGTTATGTAGATAGGCATAATAAGTATAAGATATTGATCATTACCCAGGTGATCCTGATGCTACAAGCTGGTGCCTTGGCCTTGATGATCTGGTTTAAAGTGTATGATATGTTCTGGATTGCAGCGCTTTCGCTGGTTCAGGGTTTGGTAAATGCTTTTGATGTTACCGCCCGTCAATCCTTAATGGTAAATTTAATTGATGATAAAGAAGATTTACCAAATGCAATTGCACTCAACTCTTCAATGTTTAATGCCGCCAGGTTAATCGGTCCGGCGTTAGCAGGAGTAATTTTGAGTACCTGGGGCGAGGATATCTGTTTCGTGATCAATTTTGTAAGCTTTATTGCTGTATTGGGTTGTTTGGTGATGATGAAACTAAAACTCACTGAGCATCAAAAATCGACAGAAAATATCTGGATCGACCTAAAAAAGGGTTATGATTACCTTAAATCATCTCCAGATTTGGCTTCTATGGTATTAATGATGGCTGCATCGAGTTTATTGGTAATCCCTTTTACTACGCTATTGCCTGTTTTTGCGAAAGATATTTTTAATGGAAATGCCACAACATTTGGTTGGTTTGAAAGCGCCGCAGGACTTGGAGCTTTCTTTGGAGCCATTTATATGGCTACCTTAAAGGTGGGGCAGAACCTACAGAAAATCGTAATGATGTCGGGCATTTTGCTGGCTATTTCGGTTGTGGCACTGGCTATATCGCCATCACTTATTCTGGCTTTAATTTGTACCAGTTTGGCTGCATTAGGCTTAATGGCTCAAACTTCATCTATTAATACCTATTTGCAAACCCACGCCGATGATATGATGAGGGGTAGAACGCTAAGTTACTATATTATGGCTTACCAAGGGGTATTGCCAATCGGTAGTTTGTTAATGGGGTACCTAGCACATCTTTTTGGTACCCAAACTGTAGTTGCTTTTGAAGGTGTTGCAGGCTTGTTGATTGTTGCAGCGTTTGTGTATAATGAAAATCATCGCAATCAATTGAAGGGTAGTGCAATGTCGTTAAATTAA
- the aqpZ gene encoding aquaporin Z, translating into METSKLSKFSAEFLGTLVLVLMGCGSAVIAGANGTTGVGLLGISFAFGLSVTAMAYAIGHISGCHINPAISIGMVIAGRMKISEAAYYIVAQVLGGIAGAFILLQIASGKPEYSLAANGLGQNGFEALSPQHYSLHAGFIAEIVLTFIFLLVIFGSTSTKNINGGFAGLAIGLSLTLIHIVGIPVTGVSVNPARSIGPALLVGGQALSQVWLFIVAPIIGAALSALVWKTVLEKN; encoded by the coding sequence ATGGAGACAAGTAAACTTTCTAAATTCAGTGCCGAATTTCTAGGCACACTCGTACTGGTTTTAATGGGTTGCGGTAGCGCGGTTATAGCTGGCGCAAATGGCACAACCGGAGTTGGCTTATTGGGCATATCTTTTGCCTTTGGCTTATCAGTTACAGCAATGGCCTATGCCATAGGACATATTTCAGGCTGCCACATTAATCCTGCCATTTCAATCGGAATGGTAATAGCAGGCCGTATGAAAATTAGCGAAGCTGCCTATTATATTGTAGCGCAGGTGCTCGGTGGTATTGCTGGCGCATTTATTTTGTTACAGATTGCCTCAGGAAAACCAGAATATTCTTTAGCGGCAAATGGATTAGGCCAAAATGGTTTTGAAGCACTGTCTCCACAGCATTACAGTTTACACGCTGGTTTTATTGCGGAAATTGTACTCACCTTCATTTTCTTATTGGTCATTTTTGGCTCAACATCTACTAAAAATATCAATGGAGGCTTTGCCGGACTAGCAATTGGCTTAAGTTTAACACTCATCCACATTGTGGGTATCCCGGTAACCGGAGTATCAGTAAACCCTGCCAGAAGTATTGGCCCTGCCCTGTTAGTTGGCGGACAAGCATTAAGCCAAGTTTGGCTCTTTATAGTAGCGCCGATTATTGGTGCAGCACTTAGTGCTTTAGTTTGGAAAACCGTTTTGGAGAAAAACTAG
- a CDS encoding MarR family winged helix-turn-helix transcriptional regulator: protein MPTQTQEIAAKLRSTVTRLTRQLRKQNVSSDFSNAELLTMSLLEQHGKMLSTELADMERVSKQAISQIINRLFDAKCVERFPSEEDKRKVFIGLTKLGEKHIIASRKIKEEWLAQTMEKIFSSEEINLIQAFLPLLSRLVEHNGTRV from the coding sequence ATGCCTACTCAAACACAAGAAATTGCTGCAAAGTTAAGAAGCACCGTTACCCGCTTAACCAGGCAGTTACGCAAGCAAAATGTAAGTTCAGACTTTAGTAACGCTGAATTATTGACAATGTCGTTACTCGAACAACACGGAAAAATGCTGTCTACAGAGTTGGCAGACATGGAAAGAGTATCAAAACAGGCTATTTCTCAGATCATCAACCGCCTGTTCGATGCCAAATGCGTGGAACGTTTCCCCAGCGAAGAGGATAAACGAAAGGTATTTATTGGCTTAACCAAACTTGGCGAAAAACACATTATCGCCAGTAGAAAAATAAAAGAAGAATGGCTGGCACAAACCATGGAAAAAATCTTTTCTTCGGAAGAAATTAACCTCATACAGGCTTTCCTCCCCCTTCTTTCCCGCTTGGTAGAACACAACGGTACGAGAGTATAG